The Odocoileus virginianus isolate 20LAN1187 ecotype Illinois chromosome 12, Ovbor_1.2, whole genome shotgun sequence genome has a segment encoding these proteins:
- the ANAPC5 gene encoding anaphase-promoting complex subunit 5 isoform X2: protein MILAYSKLSFSQVFKLYTALQQYFQNGEKKTMEDADMELASREEGERKMEKEELDVSIREEEVSCSGPLSQKQAEFFLSQQASLLKNDETKALTPASLQKELNNLLKFNPDFAEAHYLSYLNNLRVQDVFSSTHSLLHYFDRLILTGAESKSNGEEGYGRSLRYAALNLAALHCRFGHYQQAELALQEAIRIAQESNDHVCLQHCLSWLYVLGQKRSDSYVLLEHSVKKAVHFGLPYLASLGIQSLVQQRAFAGKMANKLMDALKDSDLLHWKHSLSELIDISIAQKTAIWRLYGRSTMALQQAQMLLSMNSLESVNAGVQQNNTESFAVALCHLAELHAEQGCFAAASEVLKHLKERFPPNSQHAQLWMLCDQKIQFDRAMNDGKYHLADSLVTGITALNSIEGVYRKAIVLQAQNQMSEAHKLLQKLLIHCQRTRNTEMVISVLLSVAELYWRSSSPTIALPVLLQALALSKEYRLQHLASETVLNLAFAQLILGIPEQALSLLHMAIEPILADGAVLDKGRAMFLVAKCQVASAASCEPLKKAEALEAAIENLNEAKNYFAKVDCKEQIRDVVYFQARLYHTLGKTQERNRCAMLFRQLHQDLPFHGVPLINLL, encoded by the exons agaagaagaGGTATCTTGCAGTGGGCCTCTGTCCCAAAAACAagcagaattttttctttctcaacag gcttctctgttgaAGAATGATGAGACCAAGGCCCTCACTCCAGCTTCTTTGCAGAAAGAGTTGAACAACTTGTTGAAATTTAATCCTGATTTTGCTGAAGCG CACTACCTCAGCTACTTAAACAACCTCCGAGTTCAAGACGTTTTCAGTTCAACACACAGCCTCCTTCATTATTTTGACCGCCTAATTCTTACTGGAGCCGAAAGCAAAAGTAACGGGGAAGAGGGCTATGGCCGGAGCCTGAGATACGCGGCTCTAAACCTGGCCGCCCTGCACTGCCGCTTTGGTCACTA TCAACAGGCAGAGCTTGCCCTGCAGGAGGCGATTAGGATTGCCCAGGAGTCCAACGATCAcgtgtgtctccagcattgcttg AGCTGGCTTTACGTGCTGGGACAGAAGAGATCTGATAGCTATGTTCTGCTGGAACattctgtgaagaaagctgtACATTTTGGGTTACCA TACCTCGCCTCCCTAGGAATACAGTCCCTGGTTCAGCAGAGGGCTTTTGCTGGAAAGATGGCAAACAAACTTATGGATGCCCTAAAGGACTCGGACCTCCTGCACTGGAAACACAGCCTGTCAGAGCTCATCGATATCAGCATCGCCCAGAAGACTGCCATCTGGAGACTCTATGGCCGTAG CACTATGGCCCTGCAGCAAGCCCAGATGTTGCTGAGCATGAACAGCCTGGAGTCCGTGAACGCGGGCGTGCAGCAGAACAACACGGAATCATTCGCTGTGGCGCTCTGTCACCTCGCTGAGCTGCACGCAGAGCAG GGCTGTTTCGCCGCCGCTTCAGAAGTGTTAAAGCACTTGAAGGAGAGATTCCCACCTAATAGTCAGCATGCCCAG ttATGGATGCTGTGTGATCAAAAAATACAGTTTGACAGAGCAATGAATGATGGCAAATACCATTTAGCTGATTCACTTGTTACAGGAATCACAGCTCTTAATAGCATAGAGGGTGTATATAg AAAAGCAATTGTCCTACAGGCTCAGAACCAAATGTCAGAGGCACACAAGCTTCTACAGAAATTGTTGATTCATTGTCAGAGAACCAGGAATACGGAAATGGTGATCAG TGTCCTGCTGTCTGTGGCGGAACTGTACTGGCGATCTTCCTCCCCGACCATCGCACTGCCCGTGCTCCTGCAGGCCCTGGCTCTCTCCAAGGAGTACCGGTTGCAGCATTTGGCCTCTGAAACGGTGTTGAACTTGGCTTTTGCCCAG CTCATCCTTGGAATCCCAGAACAGGCCTTAAGTCTTCTCCATATGGCCATCGAGCCCATCTTGGCTGACGGGGCTGTCCTGGACAAAGGCCGGGCCATGTTCTTGGTGGCCAAGTGCCAGGTGGCTTCAGCAGCTTCCTGTGAGCCACTGAAGAAAGCAGAAG CTCTGGAGGCCGCCATTGAAAACCTCAACGAAGCCAAGAACTATTTTGCAAAGGTCGACTGCAAAGAGCAAATTAGAGACGTCGTTTACTTCCAGGCCAGACTCTACCACACCCTGGGGAAGACTCAGGAGAGGAACCGGTGTGCAATGCTCTTCCGGCAGCTGCATCAGGACCTGCCCTTTCACGGGGTGCCCTTGATAAATCTTCTCTAG